One segment of Geomonas ferrireducens DNA contains the following:
- a CDS encoding glycoside hydrolase family 57 protein: MTEEPLYLTLLWHMHQPFYKEPVRGEYLLPWAYLHAVKDYYDMPAIVDATPGVKVVFNLVPSLLEQILDYASGEAVDPYLDLARRPPAELTLADRLFLLENFFSANRRRMIEPYPRYHELYRMAGEGVPGSVASRVTLFTERDLLDLQVWFYLAWTGEAARNRFPCFRDLIRKGEGFDAADKALLLDTQRSLIAGIIPLYRKLREEGKAELSVSPYFHPILPLLCDSRVARIAQPGVNLPGIPFRCPEDAKSQLRHGIESFRRLFGFDPAGVWPSEGALSDEVLGIMAQGGLSWTASDERLLSRTLPGGLGREREALYHPYLFQETDKEIALFFRDQVLSDQIGFTYSDWDPERATADFVARVKEVRRHCPEARVVPVILDGENAWEHYQENGLPFLSRLYAALTQTAGVELATFAEVLERVPERRSIGHIHPGSWINADYGIWIGHPEENKGWEYLARAREAATKGSAEAARLLTGGESTDDTARRACRALYAAQGSDWFWWYGDDHSSAHSGSFDLLFRSHLISVYRLLSLEVPGELHEPIKRQRPAGFVRAPSRLITPSLETAAGDYLEWLCAGLYDLTRQGGAMHPAENVLQSFFYGYDLEFLYFRIDGVQSMEKVLQPGDALSLHLIRGREYRVEMRPGAGEGELQQLEEGRWLPCGALARYAVGRSAELRVPLNGLGLDAGDRLTCYLTLSRVGNPLGRWPAEAPLPIAYAGPGLGVDGGASEGS, translated from the coding sequence ACCGAAGAACCACTTTACCTCACGCTGCTTTGGCACATGCATCAGCCCTTCTACAAGGAGCCGGTCCGGGGGGAGTACCTGCTCCCCTGGGCCTACCTCCACGCGGTGAAGGACTACTACGACATGCCGGCCATCGTAGACGCGACCCCTGGCGTGAAGGTGGTCTTCAACCTGGTCCCCTCGCTTTTGGAGCAGATCCTCGATTACGCCTCTGGGGAGGCGGTCGATCCGTACCTCGACCTCGCGCGCCGCCCCCCTGCGGAGCTGACGCTCGCCGACCGCCTCTTCCTCTTGGAGAACTTTTTCTCGGCGAACCGGCGGCGCATGATCGAGCCCTACCCGCGCTACCACGAGCTTTACCGCATGGCGGGAGAGGGCGTTCCCGGAAGCGTCGCCTCCCGCGTCACACTTTTCACCGAGAGGGACCTCCTCGACCTGCAGGTCTGGTTCTACCTTGCCTGGACCGGTGAGGCGGCCCGCAACCGTTTCCCCTGTTTTCGCGACCTGATCCGCAAGGGGGAGGGGTTCGACGCGGCGGACAAGGCGCTTTTGCTCGATACCCAGCGCAGCCTCATCGCCGGTATCATCCCGCTTTACCGAAAGCTGCGCGAGGAGGGGAAGGCCGAGCTTTCGGTGAGCCCCTATTTCCACCCGATCCTCCCCCTTCTGTGCGACTCCCGCGTCGCCCGCATCGCGCAGCCGGGGGTGAACCTCCCGGGCATCCCCTTTCGCTGCCCTGAAGACGCGAAGAGTCAGTTGCGGCACGGCATCGAGAGCTTCCGCAGGCTCTTCGGCTTCGACCCGGCGGGGGTGTGGCCCTCGGAGGGGGCGTTGAGCGACGAGGTGCTGGGGATCATGGCGCAGGGGGGGCTTTCATGGACCGCTTCCGACGAGCGGCTCCTCTCCCGCACCCTGCCCGGGGGGCTCGGGCGCGAACGTGAGGCGCTCTACCACCCCTACCTCTTCCAGGAGACCGACAAGGAGATCGCGCTCTTCTTCCGGGACCAGGTCCTCTCGGACCAGATCGGTTTCACCTACTCGGACTGGGACCCGGAGCGCGCAACGGCCGACTTCGTGGCGCGGGTGAAGGAAGTGCGTCGGCACTGTCCTGAGGCGCGGGTGGTCCCGGTGATCCTCGATGGCGAGAACGCCTGGGAGCACTATCAGGAAAACGGGCTCCCGTTCCTCTCAAGGCTCTACGCGGCCCTCACCCAGACCGCCGGGGTGGAGCTCGCCACCTTCGCCGAGGTGCTGGAGCGGGTCCCGGAGCGCCGCTCCATCGGCCACATCCACCCCGGCTCCTGGATCAACGCCGACTACGGCATCTGGATCGGGCATCCCGAGGAGAACAAGGGGTGGGAGTACCTGGCGAGGGCGAGGGAGGCGGCGACCAAGGGAAGCGCGGAGGCGGCGCGCCTTTTGACCGGCGGCGAGAGCACGGACGATACGGCACGGCGCGCCTGCCGGGCCCTTTACGCGGCGCAGGGGAGCGACTGGTTCTGGTGGTACGGCGACGATCACAGCTCGGCCCACTCCGGAAGCTTCGATCTTCTGTTCAGAAGCCACCTGATCAGCGTTTACCGCCTCCTTTCGCTGGAGGTGCCGGGCGAACTGCACGAGCCGATCAAGCGCCAGCGTCCGGCCGGTTTCGTGCGCGCTCCGTCGCGGCTCATCACCCCTTCGCTGGAGACCGCGGCCGGGGACTACCTCGAGTGGCTTTGCGCCGGACTTTACGATCTGACCCGCCAGGGAGGCGCGATGCACCCCGCCGAGAACGTGCTGCAGTCCTTTTTCTACGGCTACGACCTCGAGTTCCTTTACTTCCGCATCGACGGCGTGCAATCCATGGAAAAGGTGTTGCAGCCCGGGGACGCCCTGTCGCTGCACCTGATCCGGGGGCGCGAGTACCGCGTCGAGATGCGGCCGGGTGCGGGGGAGGGGGAGCTGCAGCAGCTTGAAGAGGGACGCTGGCTTCCCTGCGGTGCCCTCGCCCGCTATGCGGTGGGACGCAGCGCCGAACTGCGCGTCCCGCTAAACGGTCTCGGGCTCGATGCCGGCGACCGGCTCACCTGCTACCTGACCCTTTCAAGGGTCGGCAATCCGCTCGGGCGTTGGCCCGCCGAGGCCCCGCTACCCATTGCCTACGCAGGTCCCGGGCTCGGGGTCGACGGGGGCGCATCCGAAGGTTCTTAA